The DNA window GGATTCTCACTTCCATGAATCCCGCCGGGACCGGTCACTTCCGTGAACTGATTTCGGCGGACGAGCTGCCAGTCCCCCTGTCCGAACCACTGAGCCAAGGCTCCGGACGGAACCGTGGGATCGACTTTCACGCGCGGATCGCGATCGCCATTGTTCGCATAGACGACGCGTCCCTGCCCAGAGTACAGCCCTTTCCCGTGATAGCCGGGAAGCCGGCTTGGGATGCCCTTCTCGGGTGCTCCTGAGTTGCCATCGCGAATCAGACAGCGGACATCGAGTGTTTCGACGTCGACTTCGTACAGCCCTTCCTCCATTGTGGCGTAATAGACCTTACCGGCGGGATCGGTGAGATGGCGGGCATTGCCGGTGAGCCGGCCGAACATCTTCCCGGGAGGAATGACGCGAATCGACTTCTCGGCATCAATCAGATACGGGCCGATGAGCAGCTGGTTTGACTCCGGGTGAATCATCCGATTGGCCGGCGTCCCGCCGACGCTGCCTTCGAAAATGATCTGCTCCAGATCCGGAGTGATCTGATAGAGCTTGTCGGACGAGCCGCCCGGCATGTGCGGAGCATAAGTGATTGCCCACAGGTCCCCCTGCCAGAGCACGACCGCCCCGGTGCCGCATTCCCCTTCGTTGTTCCACATCCGCAGATGAGGATACACGCCGGAAACGGAAACCGGTTCGGCGGCGGGAAGCGAGTTCGAATGAGCGAAGAGGGTCAGAAGTCCAAGAATCAGTACGGTCGCATTGAGGCGCATCAGGCGAGAATCTCCGGGATCAGTTTACCTTCGACGTTGGTCAGTCGGCGTTGAATCCCGTTATGTTCGAAACTCAGAGCCTCGTAGTCCAGTCCGAGAAGGTGGAGAATGGTAGCGTTGAAGTGATACAGCGGATGGACGTTCTCGATCGCCTTCTGACCGAATTCATCGGTGGTGCCGTGACTCACCCCAGGCTTCACGCCCGCTCCCGTCATCCAGCAGGTGAATCCGTCCGGGTTGTGATCGCGTCCTTTGGCTCCCTTCTGAAAGAACGGCATCCGTCCGAACTCGGTACACCAGACAACGAGCGTATCTTCCAGCAGGCCGCGCTGCTTCAGGTCGCGGATCAGAGCGGCAGCCGGTTGATCGAGAACTTCGGCATGAACGTCGTACTGTTCTTTCAGGGCATTATGGCCGTCCCAGTTCAGCTTGCCGCCACTGGCGTAAGCCCCATTGAAGAGCTGGACAAAGCGAACACCCCGTTCAATGAGCCGGCGGGCCAGAATGCAGTTTCGGGCAAACCCGGCTTTATTCTTGTTCTCGACGTCGTCGGCACCGTAGAGCTTGAGAATATGTTCCGGCTCAGTGCTCAGATCGCTGATTTCAGGCACGCTTAACTGCATGCGGGCGGCCAACTCGTAGCTTGCGATTCGTGCTGCAAGCTTGCCGTCGCTGGGATGCTGCTCGAGATGGCGTTCGTTCATCCGCTGAAGCAACGACCGGGCCGCCTTGTCGGCTTTGGACGACACTCCGGGAGCGGCCAGATGCCGCACTGGATCGCTGGCCGTCATTGTTGTGCCCTGGAACGCCGCGGGCAAGAAGCCAGCTCCCCAGTTGTTCGAACCGTTCTGGGGAACGCCGCGTGGATCGGGGATCGCGATGTAGGCCGGCAGTTCCTGACTTTCGCTTCCGAGCGCATACGTCACCCAGGAGCCGAGGCTGGGAAAGCCGTCGAGCACGAAACCGGTGGAGAGAAAGTTCTCGGCCGGACCGTGTGTGTTCGAGGTGCTCGTGAGAGAGTGCACGAACGCGAAGTCGTCCGTCAGTTCGGCCAGGTGAGGAATCATGTCGCTGACCCACTTCCCGGTTTCGCCCCGCTGGCGGAACTCGTACTGCGGACGGGCCAGATTCCCCGCCGGTCCCTGGAAGGTGACAGCCGGTCCTCCGGGAAGCGGTTTGTTATCCCATTTGATCAGCTCTGGCTTGTAGTCCCAGGTTTCGAGCTGACTGACGGCTCCCGCGCAAAAGATGACAACCACATTCTTCGCCCGAGCCGGGAAATGCGGCTGTCGCGGCGCATAGGGCCGGGCAGGATCAATATGCGGCGTCTTTACTGTGGAGCCGAGGAGTTGATCGGATCCGAGCAGCTGTGTCAGTGCGATTGATCCGAGTGCCGTCGCGCTATTGGAGAGAAAGCTCCGACGATCGAGCAGGCTACGGCCAGCTGTCGAAAGATGTTCTGCGTCAGATGTCATGGCATCACCAGGAATTCATTGCAATTGAAAAGGACGCGGCACAAAACCGGCAGGCCGTATTCACGAACGACTTCTTCGGCATCGTCGAGCTCAACAGCCTTCGGTGAGCGGGCAAACGCCAGTTCGTAACAGCGGACGATCTGATCCCGAACGTCTTCGCTAACTTCCTTCCGCACGCGGTCAGACATCGCATTGGCTCGGTCGAGCGTAAACTTGCTGTTGAACAGATTCAGCGCCTGAATGGGGGTCGTGCTTTCCCGTCGCCGGGCCGCACTTTGCCCGCCATCCGGACAGTCAAAGGCTCCGAAGACGGCTTCTCGTTCGCGGCGAACCTTGTGCGCATAGATCATCCGCCGCAGTCCGTCCTTCGGGAACGTTTCCACCGGTTCAAACCCGGTCAGTCCGCCCCGCTTGTCGAAGAGATTGTATCCGCGGCCGTACATTTTGAGATTCAACTCGCCACTCACGGCCAGCATCGAATCGCGAATCGCTTCGCCTTCCAGCCGCCGTGAAGGGAATCGCCAGAGGAGACGGACATCGGCGTCCTGATCGACGGCTGCGGGATTGTCGACCGCCGAAGACTGCCGGTACGTCTGGCTGAGGACAATCATCCGATGCATCTGCTTGATGCTCCAGCCGTTCTCGACAAACGTCGTCGCGAGCCAGTCGAGCAGTTCTGGATGCGTCGGCATCGCCCCATTGCGGCCAAAATCGCTCGATGTTTCGACCAGCCCAATGCCAAAGTGCCCCTGCCAGATCCGATTGACCATCACGCGGGCCGTCAGAGGATTCTCGGGTCGCGCGATCCAGTCTGCGAGCGCCATCCGCCGTTTCTGTTCGGCTGTATCGACGGGAAGTTCAAGGGAGTCGAAGGAACTGAGAACTGCAGCCGGGACAACCTCGCCGGGCTGCTCGGGATCGCCGCGATTCAGCAGGTAAATTGTGTCGGGCTCGCGGAACTTGCCCGCGAAGACCATCTGTCCGCCCTCCGAAGTTGCAATCCTCTTTCTCAGTTGCTTTTTCTCGTCAAGCAAAGCCTTCGCGGCGATCTGTTCTTCGACTGGCAGGCCGTCCGTAGAGAACGCCGGTTTCTTCGCTGATCCATCGAACTTCTGCCGATCACTGGCATCTGCGACGGGCAGCCAGGTCCCGTCACCGGGATCAATTTCGATGCGGTAGTCGATCGCCAGCCGATCGTCGTACTTTCCGAGTCGATCCCGTCCCCAGACAATGCGATCGATAATCACATCGGTCGGAAACTCGAGAATGACCCAGCCGCCTCCCTTCTCGTTCGACATCCAGCTGCTCGAGTTTCCGTACTTCCCGTCGGTGAGATAGGTCAGGTCATGGCGATTGGCGACCTGAATTTCCCCGGATGCGGTCACTTTCGTTTCGGCGGAAGCAAGAGCGACGTTGGTTCCCTCAGGATCGAAGACTTCCAACTCGTCGATACACGGTTCGAGACGGTTGGTTGCCAACACGGTGAAACGGAGTCGTCGAGCGGAAGTGCGGCGGATGCGTTCGACGTTTGTCCGGGCATTAACCATCTGGCGCGGAGTTCCGTTGCCGACAAACGGAGTCAACGTCGCCAGTTCCGCCTCCACCTGTTTCAATCGGGATTTCAGCTTCGCCAGTTCACGGCGTTCCTGTTCTGCTTCCGGAGTATTGAGCGGGCGATCGGCGTACTCCACTCCAGCGACAAAAGCCTGCATGGCATAGTAGTCACGGGCGCTGATCGGATCGAACTTATGATCGTGGCAGCGGGCACAGCCGACGCTCAGGCCGAGGAATGTCTGCCCGATGTTGTTGACGATCTCGTCCAGTGAGTCCTGTCGAGCCAGCCGCTTCGACGGTTCATCCTTGCCGATCTGTCCGGGCAACAGAACCGATGCCGTGACCAGAAAGCCGGTGGCGGCATCTTCCCCCAGAGCATCGCCGACAATCTGTTCGCGGATGAAGCGATCGTAAGGGACGTCCCTGTTGAAGGCTTCAATGACATAGTCACGATAGGGCCAGGCATTGGGACGTTCGGTGTTGACCTCAAAGCCGTGCGTGTCGGCGTAGCGAACGACATCCAGCCAGTGCTGTGCCCAGCGCTCTCCGTAACGAGGAGACGCCAGCAGACGTTCGACAACCGCTTCGTAGTCGGGTTGCTTCCTGAACTCGGCAACTTCTTCGGGGGTCGGCGGCAAGCCCGTCAGGTCGAACGTCACGCGGCGAAGCCAGTCGACCGGACTGGCCGGGGCGGCTCGCTTCAGCCCTGCCTCTTCCAGTCGACGATCGATAAAGTCGTCGATCGTCTGCTCGACCTCGTCGTCTGCCTGGACGGGCTTGAAGCTCCAATGGTCCATGCGATCAGCCAGCTCGACCGTATCCACGCCGTCCGGCCAGACAGCTCCCTCGTCGATCCATCTCGTCAGTATCGCGATCTCTTCTTCCGGCAGTCGTTCGCCCGGCGGCATCAGCTCGTCTTCGTCGTCGGTTTGAACGAAGTGAATCAGCGGGCTCTCATCCGGCTTGCCGGCGACGATGTCAGGCCCGTGATTGTCGCCCCCTTTGAAGGCCGCCGATTTCACATCGAGCCTTAGCCCGGACTCGGCTTCTTCTCCACTGTGGCAGTCGTAACAGTGCGCCTCGAAGATTGGTCGCACATCGCGAACAAAATCGATCGGGGCGGCGCGAAGATTCCCCGACGTAGCGAGGATCGACAGAAACAGCAGTCCAATGTAATTGCGCATGCGGTTTCAGGGGGGAGTTGGGGCGTGGGGAGGCTGGAACACAACGCTATTGATTGATGCGTTTACTGTAGTCGTTCGTCCGGAGCGAAACCAGTGCAGTCCGATCGAACGTCAAAACTCAGGCCTGTTTCTTGGCAGATCGATCGGCTGTCTGGTAGATTGTCAGCGTTCTGTCACTCCCTTCACTGTCCCGTTCCAAGGACTCTTGCTGTGCTCAGGCCACTTCTCTTCTGCGCTCTACTGTGTACGCTGACTGCTCCCGTTCTGGCTCAAACCCGTGAAGAGATCGTCAGGGGTGATAAGGCCAAGGTCGAAGCGGAAGGCTTCTGGATTTACAACGACCTTCCCGCGGCATTCGCGGAAGCGAAACGGACCGGCAAGCCGATCGTCGTCGTGCTGCGCTGTCTGCCGTGTCACGAATGTGTAAAGCTGGACGATGAACTCGTCGATACCGATCCGGTCATCCGTCCGCTGCTGGAGCAGTTTGTCTGTGCCCGGCAGGTGTCGACCAATGGCCTCGATCTGAATCTGTTTCAGTACGATACCGATCAGTCGTTCGCAGTTTTCTTCCTGAATGCTGACAAAACGATCTACGGACGTTTCGGCACTCGTTCCCATCGCACCGACTGGGTCGGCGATGTTTCGCTCGAAGGGCTTTCCGAGGCTTTGCAGGGGGCGCTCGATCTGCATGCTCGTTATGGGGACGTCAAACAATCCCTGGCGGGGAAAACCGGGCAGCCGATGGAGGTCTCGTCCCCCGAGAAGTATCCGTCACTGAAAGACAAGTACACCGATCGGCTGAACTATTCGGGCGACGTCGTGAAGAGCTGCATCCACTGTCACCAGATCGGAGATGCTCAGCGTGAGCTCTACTGGGGAGCCGGTAAGCCGATCCCGGACAAAGTCCTCTGGCCCTATCCTCACCCCAAAGTTGTCGGACTGGTGATGAATCCCGATAAGAAATCGACCGTTCGTGACGTCGATCCCGACTCCGCCGCCGCCCGGGCCGGCATTCAGGAGGGAGATGTGATTGAATCGTTCAACGGACAGCCGATCCTTTCGATCGCGGATATCCAGTGGGTGCTGCATAACATCGCCCCTCAGGGAGGATCCGTGCCGGTCACCGTGAAGCGTAACGGCTCTGAAAAGTCGCTGACATTGTCGGTCACGAAAGACTGGCGACGCGCAGGTGATCTTTCGTGGCGTGTCACGACCTGGGGGCTGCGTCGCATTGCCGCTGGAGGGATGGTGCTGGAAACAATTCCAGACGACGAACGACAGGGATCCCGAGTCAACTCCGGTGACATGGCCCTCCGGGTCCGTCGCGTCGGACAGCACGGCCCTCATGCCGCGGCCAAGCGAGCCGGCTTTCGTGAGGGAGATCTCATTGTAGCTTACGACGGCCGCAGAAACCTGAGTACCGAACAGGATCTGCTGACTTATGTCGCCACATCGAAGAAAGCTGGCGACCGGGTTCGCGTGAATGTCATTCGCAACGGAAAACCACTCGAGTTGACCTTGCCGATCCAGAAGTAAAACATGATTTCACCTGGCGACTTTCCCTCGCTGAGTTGATTTCTGTGCGGCACTCACTTACTCATATCAACACCGGCTGATGTGCTGTCTGCCGGCTGTCGGAGTCACAGTGTCACCGCGGGGAGGTCGCCATGCTGCGTTTGCTTTCGTTGTTCGTCTGCGGAGTCCTCTGTTACCACGCGACTGAAACGCCCGGCGCCGAAGCCGGGGCAAGGGTGCTTAAGGCGGGGGCGGCTGCGGTCGATATCACGCCGAAGCAGTACCCGATTCGCATGCCGGGTGGTTTCAACGCCAAGTACGCTGAGAAGGCTCACGATCCGTTTTTTGCCCGGGCGCTGGTGTTCTCGGACGATACGACCACCGTGGCGATGGTCGTTCTCGACAGCCTCGGGGCGTCTCCGGAAGTACTCGACGAAGCCAAAGCGATCGCGGCTGAGAAGACCGGCGTTCCTCGACAAAACATGTTGATCTGCTCAACGCATACGCACACAGGCCCCCCTTCAAACGTGAAAGACGGCCCTGCTCCAGAAGTCGCGTTTCGCAAACAACTCGTCGAGGGCGTCGCTCAGTCGATCATTAACGCCCATGAGGCTCTGCAGCCCTGCTCGGTTGGAGCCGCCGCCCATCCTCTTCCCGAGGAAGTGTTCAACCGACGCTGGTTTCTCAAGCCCGGCAAGATGCCTCCCAATCCGTTCGGCAAGATGGATATCGTCAAGATGAACCCCGGTCGCAGCCCGGATGTACTCGATCGTCCGGCCGGCCCGACTGATCCGGATATCAGCATCATCGCGGTCCGCGACGCGAAACGAAAACCGCTGGCGCTGTTCGCGAATTATTCGCTCCACTATGTCGGCGGAAGTCCGAGCGGTCAGCTGTCGTCCGACTACTTCGGCGAATACTCCCGGCTCATGCCCTCGCGGCTCAACGCGAGTGACGACTTTATCGCCATGATGTCAAATGGCACATCGGGAGATATCAACAACATCCCATTCACGGTCACCCGTCCGCCGCGCGAGCCGTTCGAGCAGATCCGTATCGTGGCCCGGAAAGCCGCCGATACGTCCTGGTTCGCGTACCAGAAGATCGAGACCTTCCGGACCGACGCTCCACTCGCAATGCTGCAACGGGATGTGAGTCTGAAGTATCGTCGCCCGAACGAGGAAGATGTCTCTCGAGCTCGGGAAGTTCTTGCGATCAAGGACAAGGCCGAGATCGAGAAACTCCCGCGACTGGCCCAGAACTACGCACGCCAGACAGTTCGCGCCGCCGAACGGGAAGAAGAGACCATGACCGTTCAGGTTCAGGCGATTCGCATTGGCGATCTCGCGGTCTGTGCCATCCCCTTTGAAACGTTCGTGGAGATCGGACTCGAACTGAAAGATCGCAGCCCCTTCCCGCAGACGATGGTGATCGGTCTGGCCAATGGGCGTCACGGCTATCTGCCGACTCCGGACCAGCATCGACTGGGCGGCTACGAGACCTGGCTCGGCACGAATGTGGTTCAGAAGGAGGCTTCCGACATCCTCATCGCCAACCTTCTGGAGATGCTGGCGGAACTTGACGAGGTGGACAGCTGATTTCCGTCGGGAACGGAGATTCAGTCGAACTGCCATTGAGCAGCCGTGTTGTCGCGCGCCATAATACATCAACGACTGTTGAACTCTCCCCCATAATCCTGCCTGAGTCGTGTTCTGCTTCGCCCCCTGAAGCGGGAGCACGACCGAAGAGACCTCAATGATTGCTCGCCCGGCGATTTTCGCGTTTGTTTTGCTTCTGACCTTTCCTGGTCTCACCGCAACCAGTCCGGCCGAAGAGTCTCATCACTCGGATCTGCGATTCGAACGGGACATTCAGCCGATCTTCCGCGAATTCTGCTTTGACTGTCACGGAGCGACCGAAGAACTGGACGGATCGCTTGATCTGCGACTGGTCCGCTTTCTCACCCGAGGAGGAGATTCCGGTCCCGTCATCGAGCCGGGCGATCCCGATGCCAGTTATCTGCTGGATCGGGTCCGTAA is part of the Rubinisphaera margarita genome and encodes:
- a CDS encoding DUF1501 domain-containing protein, with the protein product MTSDAEHLSTAGRSLLDRRSFLSNSATALGSIALTQLLGSDQLLGSTVKTPHIDPARPYAPRQPHFPARAKNVVVIFCAGAVSQLETWDYKPELIKWDNKPLPGGPAVTFQGPAGNLARPQYEFRQRGETGKWVSDMIPHLAELTDDFAFVHSLTSTSNTHGPAENFLSTGFVLDGFPSLGSWVTYALGSESQELPAYIAIPDPRGVPQNGSNNWGAGFLPAAFQGTTMTASDPVRHLAAPGVSSKADKAARSLLQRMNERHLEQHPSDGKLAARIASYELAARMQLSVPEISDLSTEPEHILKLYGADDVENKNKAGFARNCILARRLIERGVRFVQLFNGAYASGGKLNWDGHNALKEQYDVHAEVLDQPAAALIRDLKQRGLLEDTLVVWCTEFGRMPFFQKGAKGRDHNPDGFTCWMTGAGVKPGVSHGTTDEFGQKAIENVHPLYHFNATILHLLGLDYEALSFEHNGIQRRLTNVEGKLIPEILA
- a CDS encoding PSD1 and planctomycete cytochrome C domain-containing protein, whose protein sequence is MRNYIGLLFLSILATSGNLRAAPIDFVRDVRPIFEAHCYDCHSGEEAESGLRLDVKSAAFKGGDNHGPDIVAGKPDESPLIHFVQTDDEDELMPPGERLPEEEIAILTRWIDEGAVWPDGVDTVELADRMDHWSFKPVQADDEVEQTIDDFIDRRLEEAGLKRAAPASPVDWLRRVTFDLTGLPPTPEEVAEFRKQPDYEAVVERLLASPRYGERWAQHWLDVVRYADTHGFEVNTERPNAWPYRDYVIEAFNRDVPYDRFIREQIVGDALGEDAATGFLVTASVLLPGQIGKDEPSKRLARQDSLDEIVNNIGQTFLGLSVGCARCHDHKFDPISARDYYAMQAFVAGVEYADRPLNTPEAEQERRELAKLKSRLKQVEAELATLTPFVGNGTPRQMVNARTNVERIRRTSARRLRFTVLATNRLEPCIDELEVFDPEGTNVALASAETKVTASGEIQVANRHDLTYLTDGKYGNSSSWMSNEKGGGWVILEFPTDVIIDRIVWGRDRLGKYDDRLAIDYRIEIDPGDGTWLPVADASDRQKFDGSAKKPAFSTDGLPVEEQIAAKALLDEKKQLRKRIATSEGGQMVFAGKFREPDTIYLLNRGDPEQPGEVVPAAVLSSFDSLELPVDTAEQKRRMALADWIARPENPLTARVMVNRIWQGHFGIGLVETSSDFGRNGAMPTHPELLDWLATTFVENGWSIKQMHRMIVLSQTYRQSSAVDNPAAVDQDADVRLLWRFPSRRLEGEAIRDSMLAVSGELNLKMYGRGYNLFDKRGGLTGFEPVETFPKDGLRRMIYAHKVRREREAVFGAFDCPDGGQSAARRRESTTPIQALNLFNSKFTLDRANAMSDRVRKEVSEDVRDQIVRCYELAFARSPKAVELDDAEEVVREYGLPVLCRVLFNCNEFLVMP
- a CDS encoding Trx7/PDZ domain-containing (seleno)protein, which codes for MLRPLLFCALLCTLTAPVLAQTREEIVRGDKAKVEAEGFWIYNDLPAAFAEAKRTGKPIVVVLRCLPCHECVKLDDELVDTDPVIRPLLEQFVCARQVSTNGLDLNLFQYDTDQSFAVFFLNADKTIYGRFGTRSHRTDWVGDVSLEGLSEALQGALDLHARYGDVKQSLAGKTGQPMEVSSPEKYPSLKDKYTDRLNYSGDVVKSCIHCHQIGDAQRELYWGAGKPIPDKVLWPYPHPKVVGLVMNPDKKSTVRDVDPDSAAARAGIQEGDVIESFNGQPILSIADIQWVLHNIAPQGGSVPVTVKRNGSEKSLTLSVTKDWRRAGDLSWRVTTWGLRRIAAGGMVLETIPDDERQGSRVNSGDMALRVRRVGQHGPHAAAKRAGFREGDLIVAYDGRRNLSTEQDLLTYVATSKKAGDRVRVNVIRNGKPLELTLPIQK
- a CDS encoding neutral/alkaline non-lysosomal ceramidase N-terminal domain-containing protein; the encoded protein is MLRLLSLFVCGVLCYHATETPGAEAGARVLKAGAAAVDITPKQYPIRMPGGFNAKYAEKAHDPFFARALVFSDDTTTVAMVVLDSLGASPEVLDEAKAIAAEKTGVPRQNMLICSTHTHTGPPSNVKDGPAPEVAFRKQLVEGVAQSIINAHEALQPCSVGAAAHPLPEEVFNRRWFLKPGKMPPNPFGKMDIVKMNPGRSPDVLDRPAGPTDPDISIIAVRDAKRKPLALFANYSLHYVGGSPSGQLSSDYFGEYSRLMPSRLNASDDFIAMMSNGTSGDINNIPFTVTRPPREPFEQIRIVARKAADTSWFAYQKIETFRTDAPLAMLQRDVSLKYRRPNEEDVSRAREVLAIKDKAEIEKLPRLAQNYARQTVRAAEREEETMTVQVQAIRIGDLAVCAIPFETFVEIGLELKDRSPFPQTMVIGLANGRHGYLPTPDQHRLGGYETWLGTNVVQKEASDILIANLLEMLAELDEVDS